A stretch of Candidatus Vicinibacter affinis DNA encodes these proteins:
- a CDS encoding 3-hydroxybutyryl-CoA dehydrogenase — protein MKNVTVIGAGTMGNGIAHVFALGGFRVVLCDISPVALEKALATIERNMNRMIEKQKITQEAKEAALANLTTNTLIAEAVREADLVVEAATENIELKLNIFRKIDQHSPSHALLATNTSSISITKIAGVTSRPSQVIGMHFMNPVPMMKLVEVIRGFSTSDEVCHTIMELSRKLDKTPVEVNDYPGFVSNRILMTMINEAIFTLYEGVGSVAEIDGIMKWGMAHPMGPLQLADFIGLDVCLSILKVIHEGFGNPKYSPCPLLVNMVNAGQLGVKTGAGFYLHKGHGQELEVNPKFAHQAS, from the coding sequence ATGAAAAACGTAACAGTGATTGGCGCAGGAACCATGGGGAATGGAATTGCCCATGTCTTTGCTTTGGGTGGGTTTCGTGTCGTGTTGTGTGATATTTCACCGGTCGCTTTGGAAAAAGCCCTGGCGACCATCGAACGGAACATGAACCGGATGATTGAGAAGCAAAAAATTACTCAGGAAGCAAAAGAAGCGGCTCTTGCAAATCTGACCACCAATACTTTAATAGCAGAGGCTGTAAGAGAGGCTGATCTCGTGGTGGAAGCTGCAACAGAAAATATCGAATTGAAGCTGAACATATTTAGAAAAATCGATCAGCACAGTCCTTCTCATGCATTGCTGGCCACCAATACTTCTTCCATTTCCATTACAAAAATTGCCGGGGTCACCAGCAGGCCATCGCAAGTCATTGGAATGCATTTTATGAATCCGGTGCCAATGATGAAGTTGGTGGAAGTAATCAGAGGGTTTTCAACTTCAGATGAAGTATGCCATACGATAATGGAATTGTCTAGAAAATTGGATAAAACTCCGGTAGAGGTAAATGATTATCCAGGATTTGTTTCCAATAGAATCTTGATGACCATGATCAATGAAGCCATCTTCACACTTTATGAAGGGGTAGGAAGTGTTGCTGAAATTGATGGAATCATGAAGTGGGGTATGGCTCATCCGATGGGTCCGCTCCAACTGGCAGATTTTATTGGTTTGGATGTTTGTCTTTCCATCCTAAAAGTGATTCATGAAGGATTTGGCAATCCAAAATATTCTCCTTGCCCTTTGTTGGTTAACATGGTCAATGCAGGTCAGTTGGGTGTAAAAACCGGAGCTGGATTCTATCTTCACAAAGGTCATGGACAGGAACTTGAAGTCAATCCAAAATTCGCGCACCAGGCATCATGA
- a CDS encoding DUF983 domain-containing protein yields the protein MTKLSAILKLKCPACWQGNLFVKEGNPLSFNFDMHQRCPHCNENLVREPGFYFGAMFISYILSGFFSLFVVGTLILFFKVNWEIAIGVLAVVLIALYAYLYKISRSIWIHFFVSKKQ from the coding sequence ATGACAAAATTATCTGCAATATTGAAATTAAAATGCCCCGCCTGCTGGCAAGGAAATCTATTTGTGAAAGAGGGTAATCCACTTTCATTTAATTTTGACATGCATCAGCGATGCCCACATTGTAATGAAAATTTGGTCAGGGAACCCGGATTTTATTTTGGTGCGATGTTCATTTCATACATACTTTCCGGATTTTTCAGCTTGTTTGTAGTCGGGACCCTGATATTATTTTTTAAGGTTAACTGGGAGATTGCTATTGGTGTGCTCGCTGTAGTCCTTATAGCGCTTTATGCCTATTTGTATAAAATTTCCAGATCTATTTGGATACATTTCTTTGTTTCAAAGAAACAGTAA
- a CDS encoding T9SS type A sorting domain-containing protein translates to MKKLDFYLLFIFCHLTIQIGQTQSYPPADDCLGGPIYPSLASLLGTLGPTTYSNPNGPSPLCPGSGVPLNTGWYSFAAQGGTVNFVLTFSNCNVNSSGVQFGIYQDCDFSNPLICPTQCYSSGTYSFGLGLEKCRVYNLFINGCNSDVCNVQLSATGPIGPCNLEIYEFINYDNDHNLEACVGVEKDFFVAPGSGEKFEWTIDGVIVGGDQHKMKHKFLQSGNFEICVSVYRLSAGGIRYGTPDKECSIVHVFTPEDQAGADRFLCYEQTYPKPYNWHGVSITTNGVYRASFTAPWGCKYDSVVRFIVLDKPEPKKIYHIGTTPNNYYVNPKGILIKDCNKAYEYEYLIPGACKQYLEVHQFLPSFKGILEPVCKNDNKLYYQPKIENNSCQSEEAYLVYTYYLKDLLHPNAPIIKSDKLLEVREKSTYSFFMDVDVYFGPEVKKIRYEFGVDSIDESLYIPDGGKDIQTKNLFLNLNASTTTPGSWRFKSGPGMLDFDQINDPKTRITVNKRGIYYVEWITQFQNCSYADEVKVNVGSFFAEPGQKKARSSNEEESSSYIISPDTEIGFLNLKTGSGNIRYTWIDLSGKLLDQNTVINQNTITSPSQPGLYFLRLEQNESVKIIRVLVAK, encoded by the coding sequence ATGAAGAAACTAGACTTTTATTTGCTGTTCATCTTTTGTCATTTGACCATCCAAATCGGCCAAACACAGTCATACCCACCAGCAGATGATTGTCTTGGCGGTCCAATATATCCAAGCTTAGCATCTTTGCTCGGCACCCTTGGTCCAACCACATATTCAAATCCAAATGGCCCTAGTCCTTTGTGCCCAGGAAGTGGTGTTCCTTTGAATACCGGATGGTATTCATTCGCGGCGCAAGGTGGAACAGTTAATTTCGTATTGACTTTTTCCAATTGCAATGTAAATAGTTCTGGAGTTCAATTTGGAATTTATCAGGATTGTGATTTTTCAAATCCCTTGATTTGTCCTACCCAATGCTACAGTAGTGGAACCTATAGTTTTGGATTGGGATTAGAAAAATGTAGGGTATATAATTTATTTATTAATGGATGCAACAGCGATGTTTGCAATGTTCAATTGAGTGCAACTGGTCCGATTGGACCTTGCAATTTAGAAATTTACGAATTCATAAATTATGATAATGATCATAATTTAGAAGCTTGTGTTGGTGTCGAGAAAGATTTTTTTGTTGCACCAGGATCAGGTGAAAAATTCGAATGGACTATTGATGGTGTGATTGTGGGTGGAGATCAGCATAAAATGAAACATAAATTTTTACAATCAGGCAATTTTGAAATTTGTGTTTCGGTATATAGATTAAGCGCAGGAGGAATCCGATATGGAACACCAGATAAAGAGTGTTCAATAGTTCATGTGTTTACTCCAGAAGATCAAGCAGGTGCTGATCGCTTTTTGTGCTATGAACAGACTTATCCTAAACCATATAATTGGCATGGCGTCAGCATAACGACAAACGGTGTTTACAGAGCTTCATTTACTGCACCATGGGGGTGCAAATATGACAGTGTTGTTAGATTTATTGTCCTGGATAAACCGGAGCCAAAAAAGATTTACCACATTGGGACTACACCAAACAATTATTATGTGAATCCAAAGGGAATATTGATAAAAGATTGCAATAAAGCCTATGAGTATGAGTATTTGATTCCTGGTGCATGCAAACAATACCTTGAAGTCCATCAATTTCTACCATCATTCAAAGGCATATTGGAACCAGTCTGCAAGAATGACAATAAATTGTATTACCAGCCAAAAATTGAAAACAACTCCTGTCAGAGTGAAGAAGCCTACCTGGTCTACACCTATTACTTAAAGGATCTTTTACACCCTAATGCACCCATCATTAAATCAGATAAATTACTTGAAGTAAGGGAAAAATCCACTTATAGTTTCTTTATGGACGTGGACGTCTATTTTGGGCCTGAAGTTAAAAAGATACGGTATGAATTTGGTGTGGATTCTATTGATGAGTCACTATATATACCTGACGGTGGTAAAGATATTCAAACTAAAAACTTATTCCTCAATCTCAATGCTTCGACCACAACTCCTGGTTCCTGGAGATTTAAATCCGGACCGGGAATGCTTGACTTTGATCAAATAAACGATCCCAAAACGAGGATAACTGTGAATAAAAGAGGAATCTATTATGTGGAATGGATTACCCAATTTCAAAATTGCAGTTATGCGGATGAAGTAAAGGTTAATGTTGGGTCATTTTTTGCTGAACCGGGCCAAAAGAAAGCCAGATCTTCAAATGAAGAGGAAAGTAGCTCTTACATCATCAGTCCAGATACCGAAATCGGATTTCTGAATTTGAAGACCGGGTCAGGGAATATCAGATATACCTGGATAGACTTGTCCGGAAAGCTTTTAGATCAGAACACGGTTATCAATCAAAATACCATAACCAGCCCTTCGCAACCGGGTTTATATTTCCTTCGGCTGGAGCAAAATGAGTCAGTTAAAATTATCCGCGTTTTGGTTGCAAAATAA
- a CDS encoding T9SS type A sorting domain-containing protein, producing MKKLDFYLLFIFCHLTIQIGQTQSYPPADDCLGGPIYPSLASLLGSLSPTSYSNPNGPNPLCPGNGVPINTGWYSFVAYGGQVDFVLTFSNCNVNGSGVQFGVYKNCDFTNALVCSNQCYNSGSYSFSLYLEQCAVYNLFINGCNGDFCNVQLSAYGEKEDCNLNGFAPINFDKDRNLETCLNLETEFFVDGGHKQDKFEWTIDDVVVGDDKHKIKYKFLQGGTFEICVTKYLVSAGGIRYAQSARECSTVHVISFEDRIGEDRTLCYEQTYPRPFIWYGNVISEDGVYRASITTQAGCKYDSVVRFIVHPKPDPKRIYHIGAAPNNYYVNPQGILIKDCTKPYEYVYTIPGACKQYLEVHQFLPSFKGLLEPVCKNDNKLYYQPKIENNSCQSEEAYLVYTYYLKDLLHPNAPIIKSDKLLEVREKSTYSFFMDVDVYFGPEVKKIRYEFGVDSIDESLYIPDGGKDIQTKNLFLNLNASTTTPGSWRFKSGPGMLDFDQINDPKTRITVNKRGIYYVEWITQFQNCSYADEVKVNVGSFFAEPGQKKARSSNEEESSSYIISPDTEIGFLNLKTGSGNIRYTWIDLSGKLLDQNTVINQNTITSPSQPGLYFLRLEQNESVKIIRVLVAH from the coding sequence ATGAAGAAACTAGACTTTTATTTGCTGTTCATCTTTTGTCATTTGACCATCCAAATCGGCCAAACACAGTCATACCCACCAGCTGATGATTGTCTTGGCGGTCCAATATATCCAAGCTTAGCATCTTTGCTCGGCTCCCTTAGTCCTACCTCTTATTCAAACCCTAATGGGCCTAATCCTCTTTGTCCGGGTAATGGGGTTCCAATCAATACCGGATGGTACTCCTTCGTCGCCTATGGTGGGCAGGTTGACTTTGTCCTAACTTTTTCCAATTGTAATGTAAATGGTTCCGGCGTTCAATTTGGGGTTTACAAAAACTGTGATTTTACCAATGCTTTGGTTTGTAGCAATCAATGTTACAATAGTGGCTCTTACAGTTTTAGCTTATATCTTGAGCAATGTGCAGTATACAATTTATTTATAAACGGATGCAATGGTGATTTTTGTAATGTGCAGTTAAGTGCATACGGAGAAAAGGAGGATTGCAATTTGAATGGGTTTGCTCCTATAAATTTTGATAAAGATCGAAATTTAGAAACGTGTTTAAATTTAGAAACAGAATTCTTTGTTGATGGAGGACATAAACAAGATAAATTTGAATGGACCATTGATGACGTTGTGGTAGGTGATGATAAGCATAAAATCAAATATAAATTTTTACAAGGAGGAACTTTTGAAATCTGCGTTACCAAGTATCTGGTAAGTGCAGGTGGAATTCGTTATGCCCAATCGGCGAGAGAATGTTCAACAGTTCATGTAATTTCATTTGAAGATCGAATTGGAGAAGACCGCACATTGTGTTACGAACAAACCTATCCAAGGCCTTTTATCTGGTATGGCAACGTTATCTCTGAGGATGGTGTCTATAGGGCATCCATTACTACGCAAGCAGGATGTAAATACGACAGCGTAGTGAGATTCATTGTTCATCCAAAACCAGATCCAAAAAGGATTTATCATATAGGTGCCGCACCAAACAATTATTATGTCAATCCACAAGGTATACTGATAAAAGATTGTACAAAACCTTATGAATATGTATACACCATACCAGGTGCATGCAAACAATACCTTGAAGTCCATCAATTTCTCCCATCATTCAAAGGCTTATTGGAACCGGTCTGCAAGAATGACAATAAATTGTATTACCAGCCAAAAATTGAAAATAACTCCTGTCAGAGTGAAGAAGCCTACCTGGTCTACACCTATTACTTAAAGGATCTTTTACACCCTAATGCACCCATCATTAAATCAGATAAATTACTTGAAGTAAGGGAAAAATCCACTTATAGTTTCTTTATGGACGTGGACGTCTATTTTGGGCCTGAAGTTAAAAAGATACGGTATGAATTTGGTGTGGATTCTATTGATGAGTCACTATATATACCTGACGGTGGTAAAGATATTCAAACTAAAAACTTATTCCTCAATCTCAATGCTTCGACCACAACTCCTGGTTCCTGGAGATTTAAATCCGGACCGGGAATGCTTGACTTTGATCAAATAAACGATCCCAAAACGAGGATAACTGTGAATAAAAGAGGAATCTATTATGTGGAATGGATTACCCAATTTCAAAATTGCAGTTATGCGGATGAAGTAAAGGTTAATGTTGGGTCATTTTTTGCTGAACCGGGCCAAAAGAAAGCCAGATCTTCAAATGAAGAGGAAAGTAGCTCTTACATCATCAGTCCAGATACCGAAATCGGATTTCTGAATTTGAAGACCGGGTCAGGGAATATCAGATATACCTGGATAGACTTGTCCGGAAAGCTTTTAGATCAGAACACGGTTATCAATCAAAATACCATAACCAGCCCTTCGCAACCGGGTTTATATTTCCTTCGGCTGGAGCAAAATGAATCGGTAAAAATCATTCGTGTTTTGGTTGCACATTAA
- a CDS encoding T9SS type A sorting domain-containing protein: MKKLAGYLLIFLFQLTIQIGHTQSYPPADDCLGGPIYPSLASLIGSLSPTTYSNPNGPNPLCPGSGVPVNTGWYSFAAQGGQVNFVLTFSNCNVNGSGVQIGIYRNCDFSNPLICPTQCYSNGTISFGLSLDFCEVYNLFINGCNGDVCDVQLSATGAIGSCSIIYFEPINYDLDHNLETCINSDSEFFVDGGYKKDKFEWTIDNVIIPGDKHQIKYNFSQIGDYEICVSRYRISAGGIRYAQSNRDCSNVHVFFIEDKTGPDRTLCYEQTYPKPFIWHGNIISEDGEYRASIITPAGCKYDSIVRFIVLPKPEPKKIYHIGTTPNNYYVNPQGISIKDCTKPYEYGYIVPGACKQFLEVHQFIPNFKGRLEPICLNDNKLYYQPLIENNSCHGDEEAFLVYTYYLKDLLNPKAPIIKSDEFLEVKGKSTYSFYMDVDVYFGPEFKRIRYELGIDSIDESRYLPDGGKDIQTKNLFVNLNASTTSPGSWKFKSGPGMLDFDQINDPKTRITVNKRGIYYVEWITQFQNCSYADEVKVNVGSFFAEPGQKKSRSSNEEESSSYIISPDTEIGFLNLKTGSGNIRYTWIDLSGKLLDQNTVINQNTIVSPSHPGMYFLRLEQNESVKIIRVLVAN; this comes from the coding sequence ATGAAGAAACTAGCTGGTTATTTATTGATTTTCCTTTTTCAGTTGACCATCCAAATCGGTCACACTCAATCATACCCACCAGCCGATGACTGTCTTGGTGGGCCAATTTATCCAAGTTTAGCTTCTTTAATCGGATCTCTAAGTCCTACCACTTATTCAAACCCCAATGGCCCTAATCCTTTATGCCCGGGAAGTGGGGTTCCTGTGAATACCGGATGGTACTCTTTCGCTGCGCAAGGAGGACAGGTTAACTTTGTTTTGACTTTTTCGAACTGCAATGTAAATGGTTCCGGAGTTCAAATTGGGATATATCGGAATTGTGATTTTTCAAATCCCTTGATTTGTCCCACCCAATGTTACAGTAATGGAACAATCAGTTTTGGATTATCCCTTGATTTTTGCGAAGTATATAATTTATTCATCAATGGATGCAATGGAGATGTTTGTGACGTGCAATTGAGTGCTACAGGGGCAATAGGAAGTTGTAGTATAATCTATTTTGAACCCATTAATTATGACCTTGATCATAATCTTGAAACCTGTATTAATTCTGACAGTGAATTTTTTGTAGATGGTGGATATAAAAAAGATAAATTTGAATGGACGATTGACAATGTAATTATTCCAGGAGATAAGCACCAGATAAAATACAATTTCTCACAGATCGGTGACTATGAAATCTGCGTATCTAGATATAGGATTAGCGCTGGAGGAATTCGGTATGCACAATCCAATAGGGATTGTTCTAATGTACATGTTTTCTTTATTGAGGACAAAACAGGGCCAGACCGCACATTATGTTATGAGCAAACCTATCCAAAACCATTTATATGGCATGGCAACATTATATCTGAGGATGGAGAATACAGGGCGTCCATTATTACACCAGCTGGATGTAAATATGACAGTATTGTGAGATTCATTGTGCTGCCAAAGCCAGAGCCGAAAAAGATTTACCACATTGGCACTACACCAAACAATTATTATGTGAATCCTCAAGGAATATCGATAAAGGATTGTACAAAACCCTATGAATATGGGTACATTGTACCCGGTGCCTGCAAGCAATTTCTTGAAGTCCATCAATTCATTCCCAACTTTAAGGGAAGGTTGGAACCGATCTGTTTAAATGACAATAAATTGTATTACCAACCTTTGATTGAAAATAATTCCTGTCATGGTGACGAGGAAGCATTTCTCGTTTACACTTATTATCTGAAAGATCTTTTAAATCCAAAGGCCCCAATTATAAAATCAGATGAATTCCTTGAGGTTAAAGGAAAATCCACTTATAGTTTCTATATGGATGTGGATGTTTATTTTGGACCTGAATTTAAAAGGATACGTTACGAATTGGGCATAGATTCCATTGACGAGTCTCGGTATTTACCTGACGGTGGAAAAGACATCCAAACTAAAAACTTATTTGTAAATCTCAATGCATCGACCACATCACCTGGTTCCTGGAAGTTTAAATCCGGGCCGGGAATGCTGGATTTTGATCAGATAAACGATCCCAAAACGAGGATAACTGTGAATAAAAGGGGAATCTATTATGTGGAATGGATTACCCAATTTCAAAATTGCAGTTATGCGGATGAAGTAAAGGTTAATGTTGGGTCATTTTTTGCAGAACCGGGCCAAAAGAAATCCAGATCTTCAAATGAAGAGGAAAGTAGCTCTTACATCATCAGTCCAGATACCGAAATCGGATTTCTGAATTTGAAGACCGGGTCAGGGAATATCAGATATACCTGGATAGACTTGTCCGGAAAGCTTTTAGATCAGAACACGGTTATCAATCAAAATACAATAGTCAGCCCATCGCATCCGGGTATGTATTTCCTTCGACTGGAGCAAAATGAATCGGTAAAAATCATTCGTGTTTTGGTTGCAAATTAA
- a CDS encoding T9SS type A sorting domain-containing protein has product MKKFASYFMVFLCQLTLQNGHTQSYPPADDCLGGPLFPSLNALIGSLSPTTYSNPNGPNPLCPGSGVPVNTGWYSFIAQGGQVNFVLTFSNCNVNGSGVQFGIYRNCDFTNALVCPTQCYSNGTYSFGLDLDYCEVYNLFINGCNGDVCNVQLSASGATGTCYPSFNEPINYDPDRNLETCVDSEKEYFVDGGSKKDKFEWTIDNVVVGGDKHKMKYTFTQEGDFEICVFSYKVSAGGIRYGASNTECSTIHVLASVDRYGATDRYLCYDQTYPKPYVWHGVNISTEGIYRASFTTTWGCKYDSVVKFVVLPKPEPKKIYHIGTTPNNYYVNPQGISIKDCTKPYEYGYIVPGACKQFLEVHQFIPNFKGRLEPICLNDNKLYYQPLIENISCHGDEEAFLVYTYYLKDLLNPKAPIIKSDEFLEVKGKSTYSFYMDVDVYFGPEFKRIRYELGIDSIDESRYLPDGGKDIQTKNLFVNLNASTASPGSWRFKSGPGMLDFDQINDPKTRITVNKRGIYYVEWITQFQNCSYADEVKVNVGSFFAEPGQKKARSSNEEESSSYIISPDTEIGFLNLKTGSGNIRYTWIDLSGKLLDQNSVVNQNTIVSPSHPGMYFLRLEQNESVKIIRILVAK; this is encoded by the coding sequence ATGAAGAAATTTGCTAGTTATTTTATGGTCTTCCTTTGTCAGCTGACCCTCCAAAATGGTCACACTCAGTCATACCCACCGGCTGATGATTGTCTTGGTGGACCATTATTTCCAAGTCTGAATGCTTTAATCGGATCCCTAAGTCCTACCACTTATTCAAACCCTAATGGGCCTAATCCTCTTTGCCCGGGCAGTGGGGTTCCTGTGAATACCGGATGGTATTCCTTCATTGCGCAAGGAGGACAAGTTAACTTCGTATTGACTTTTTCGAATTGTAATGTGAATGGATCCGGAGTTCAGTTTGGTATTTATCGAAATTGTGATTTTACAAATGCCCTGGTATGCCCAACCCAATGTTACAGCAACGGCACTTATAGTTTTGGGCTTGACCTAGATTATTGCGAGGTGTATAACTTGTTTATCAACGGGTGTAACGGCGATGTTTGTAATGTACAATTAAGTGCATCAGGAGCAACCGGCACATGCTATCCAAGTTTTAACGAACCTATTAATTATGATCCGGACCGTAATCTTGAGACATGTGTAGATTCTGAAAAAGAATATTTTGTAGATGGAGGATCTAAAAAAGATAAATTCGAATGGACAATTGATAATGTTGTGGTTGGGGGGGATAAACATAAAATGAAGTATACCTTTACACAAGAGGGAGATTTTGAAATCTGTGTTTTCTCCTATAAAGTAAGTGCAGGTGGAATCCGCTATGGAGCATCAAACACAGAGTGCTCAACCATACATGTTTTAGCTTCTGTTGACCGGTATGGTGCCACTGACCGTTATTTATGTTATGATCAAACCTATCCTAAGCCTTATGTCTGGCACGGAGTCAATATTTCAACAGAAGGTATCTACAGAGCTTCTTTCACAACTACTTGGGGTTGTAAATACGATAGTGTTGTGAAGTTTGTTGTTCTACCTAAGCCAGAGCCGAAAAAGATTTACCACATTGGCACCACACCTAACAATTATTATGTGAATCCTCAAGGAATATCGATAAAGGATTGTACAAAACCCTATGAATATGGGTACATTGTACCCGGTGCCTGCAAGCAATTTCTTGAAGTCCATCAATTCATTCCTAACTTTAAGGGAAGGTTGGAACCGATCTGTTTAAACGACAATAAATTGTATTACCAACCTTTGATTGAAAATATCTCCTGTCATGGAGACGAGGAAGCTTTTCTCGTATACACTTATTATTTGAAAGATCTTTTAAATCCAAAGGCCCCAATTATAAAATCAGATGAATTCCTTGAGGTTAAAGGAAAATCCACTTATAGTTTCTATATGGATGTGGATGTTTATTTTGGACCTGAATTTAAAAGGATACGTTACGAATTGGGCATAGATTCCATTGACGAGTCTCGATACTTACCAGACGGTGGTAAAGACATTCAAACTAAAAACTTATTTGTAAATCTCAATGCGTCGACCGCATCACCTGGTTCGTGGAGGTTTAAATCCGGACCGGGAATGCTTGATTTTGATCAAATAAACGATCCCAAAACGAGGATTACTGTGAATAAAAGGGGAATCTATTATGTGGAATGGATTACCCAATTTCAAAATTGCAGTTATGCGGATGAAGTAAAGGTTAATGTTGGGTCATTTTTTGCAGAACCGGGCCAAAAGAAAGCCAGATCTTCAAATGAAGAGGAAAGTAGCTCTTACATCATCAGTCCAGATACCGAAATCGGATTTCTGAATTTGAAGACCGGGTCAGGGAATATCAGATATACCTGGATAGACTTGTCCGGAAAGCTTTTAGATCAGAACTCGGTTGTCAATCAAAATACAATAGTCAGCCCATCGCATCCGGGTATGTATTTCCTTCGACTGGAGCAAAATGAATCGGTAAAAATTATCCGTATTTTGGTTGCAAAATAA
- a CDS encoding T9SS type A sorting domain-containing protein: MKFLISLPLLFCLTLVEAQTIQLQFCGKTGTVSPSIDPVTGNDQREKASIRLDWVKIGLINNSKTNPIFSLGDSQTGGIAFANKIIADKCENNTDPVYCSQCINCNAVAASNNAPLGFCSGKLTGNVAVITKNNDLYMMSTNVNNVVCYETHKIDVSSLKGKKIDLSIKYEGISQGWPVHNISLNYRYNNDAYFRTPFFFNKNSNNVGLFEETYSIVASVPVAVEDLSKKLEFSLSPNPVKDELNLKLETFESFDGQISVLDATSKEVYSQSYSFITGNGQTKINTTKLPEGIYILKISDKEGRSSTLKFNKF, from the coding sequence ATGAAATTCCTTATTTCACTCCCCTTGCTTTTCTGTCTGACCTTGGTTGAGGCACAGACTATCCAACTTCAATTTTGTGGAAAAACCGGAACGGTATCCCCTAGCATTGACCCGGTAACCGGAAATGACCAAAGGGAGAAGGCGTCCATCAGGTTAGATTGGGTAAAGATTGGGTTGATCAATAATTCGAAAACGAATCCTATTTTTAGTTTGGGAGATTCACAAACTGGCGGTATAGCTTTCGCTAACAAAATCATCGCCGATAAATGTGAGAACAACACTGATCCGGTTTATTGCAGCCAATGCATTAACTGCAATGCGGTTGCAGCATCCAATAATGCCCCGTTGGGTTTTTGCTCCGGAAAATTAACCGGTAATGTTGCCGTAATTACTAAAAACAATGATCTCTATATGATGAGTACCAATGTCAATAATGTGGTATGCTATGAAACCCACAAAATTGATGTTTCCTCCCTAAAAGGTAAAAAAATAGATTTGTCTATCAAATACGAAGGCATTTCACAGGGATGGCCGGTTCACAACATCAGCTTAAATTACCGATATAACAATGATGCCTATTTCAGAACCCCATTTTTCTTTAATAAGAACAGCAACAATGTAGGCTTATTTGAAGAGACTTATTCTATTGTGGCCTCAGTGCCAGTGGCTGTTGAAGACCTAAGTAAAAAGCTGGAATTCAGTCTAAGTCCAAATCCTGTAAAAGATGAATTAAATCTGAAGCTGGAAACATTTGAGAGTTTTGATGGACAGATCAGCGTCCTGGATGCAACTTCTAAAGAAGTATATAGTCAATCTTACAGTTTCATCACGGGAAATGGTCAGACTAAAATCAATACTACAAAGCTACCAGAAGGAATATACATTCTTAAAATCTCAGACAAAGAAGGCAGAAGTTCTACATTAAAATTCAATAAGTTTTAA